Proteins from a single region of Amblyomma americanum isolate KBUSLIRL-KWMA chromosome 10, ASM5285725v1, whole genome shotgun sequence:
- the LOC144108238 gene encoding uncharacterized protein LOC144108238, producing MTKITTKMQKTTSAGEVEDLMQLLEQKVYELSSTEELTGKLLERIRIARDCSLSQGEIGVAVLKKMIVPIISEATPCASGKSGIPDPVERDLAEKVCFKDVAMRTQATVGLTDDESAAFEVIACPVARQTPFPALLISLFSCHIVAAVYIMQ from the exons CGGGTGAAG TTGAAGACCTCATGCAGCTTTTGGAACAAAAAGTTTACGAACTCTCCAGCACGGAAGAACTGACAGGGAAGCTGCTCGAACGGATCAGAATTGCTCGGGACTGCTCCCTGTCCCAGGGTGAAATCGGAGTAGCCGTGCTCAAAAAG ATGATTGTGCCCATCATATCCGAGGCGACGCCATGCGCATCGGGAAAATCTGGAATTCCCGATCCCGTGGAGAGAGACTTGGCC GAGAAGGTGTGCTTCAAGGATGTAGCCATGCGAACACAG gccACCGTCGGGCTTACAGATGATGAATCTGCCGCCTTTGAGGTGATCGCG TGCCCAGTAGCACGCCAGACACCCTTCCCCGCGCTGTTGATTTCTCTCTTCTCATGCCACATCGTGGCAGCTGTCTACATTATGCAGTAA